The stretch of DNA GCGCTGTAGACATGACCGGTGCCAACATCGTTGACGCCAAGATTTTCACCACGACGGACGGCATGGCGCTCGATACCTTCTGGGTCCAGTCCGACAATTCCAAGGTGGTGGACGAGGAACGCCGGGTGGCGCGCCTCAAGGAGCTGATCGAGAAAAACCTGCGCGGTCAGACGGTGCCCAAGGACACGATCGCCCGCGAGCGCAAGCGCACCCGCCGTCAGCAGGCCTTTGAAATTGAGCCGCAGGTCATCATCGACAACACGGCGTCGGAGCGTTTCACGCTGATTGAAGTGAATGCCCTGGACCGTCCGGGCATCCTCTATGACCTGACCCGCGCCCTGTTCCACCTGAACCTCACCATCACCTCCGCCCACATCGCCACCTATGGCGAGCGCATCGTTGATGTGTTCTACGTGAAGGACGTGACCGGCGGCAAAGTTGTCCAGGACGGCAAGAAGGAAGCGGTGACCACCGGCCTCATCTCAGCCATCAACTCCCGCCTCAGCCCGCAACCCAAAGACGTCAAGGACCGCGTCCAAAAACGCACCGAACGCCGCGAAGCCGCCCGCGAAACGGGCAAGAAGGCCCGCGCGGCACGGACCAAACGACTCAAGGGTGCGGCTGAATAACGGCCTTGCCTTCGCCCACAAACACCCGCAAGCCTTAGCCCATGAACCTGCTCAAATCCTTCGCCACGGTTGGTGGCATGACCATGATGAGCCGGGTGCTTGGCTTTGTGCGCGATATATTGATCGCGGCGGTGCTGGGCACCGGGCCGGTGGCGGACGCGTTTTTTGTGGCGTTCAAGTTTCCCAATCTGTTTCGGCGCCTGTTTGCGGAAGGGGCGTTCAACTCGGCCTTTGTGCCGCTTTTCGCCAAGCGGCTGGAAGGCGAGGGGGAAAAGTCGGCGCGGCAGTTTGCCGAAGAAGCTTTTGCCGTCCTGCTGACGGTGCTGATTGTCTTTACCGCCATCGCCCAGCTCGCCATGCCCTGGCTGATGTACGGGATTGCGCCGGGCTTTTCCGACACGCCTGACAAGTTCGACATGGCGGTGGTGTTCACCCAGATCGCCTTTCCCTATCTGCTGTTCATGTCGCTGGTAGCGCTTCTCTCCGGTGTGCTGAACTCTCTTGGCAAGTTTGCCGCCGCCGCCTTTGCGCCGGTGCTGCTCAACATCATCCTCATTTCAACGCTGCTGTTTGCAGCGCCCTATTTCGAGAATGCCGGTCTCGCGCTCGTCTGGGGCGTGTCGGCAGCGGGTGTCGCGCAGCTGGCCATGCTCATGTGGGCCGCCCATCGCGCAGGCTTCATGCCGCGCCTGCGGATGCCGAAAATGACGCCCGGCGTAAAGCGCCTCATTGTGCTGGGCATTCCCGGTGTCATCGCTGGCGGCATTGCACAGATCAATCTGCTGATCGGGACGATCATCGCCTCGCTTCAGGACGGGGCCGTCTCGTGGCTCTATTACGCGGACCGGGTCTATCAGCTGCCGCTGGGTGTCATCGGCATCGCCATTGGCATTGTGCTGCTGCCGGATCTGGCGCGGCGGCTGCGGGCGGACGATGAGGGCGGGGCCATGTGGTCCCAGAACCGTGCCATGGAGTTTTCCATGCTGCTGACGCTGCCAGCTGCGGCAGCGCTGATCGCCATTCCCGGTCCCATCATCGAGACCTTGTTCGAGCGCGGTGCGTTTGACGCCGCCGACACCCTCAAGACGCAGATGGCGCTGGCCGCCTTCGCCGTGGGCCTGCCTGCCTTCGTGCTCATCAAGGTGTTTTCGCCTGGCTTCTTTGCGCGGGAGAACACCGTGACGCCCATGCGCTTTGCGGCAGCCGGCATCGCCGTCAACATCGCGGGCTCGTTGATCCTGTTCTACCAGATTGGTTTTGTCGGCATTGCCATCGCCACCTCCATGGCCGCCTGGGTTAATGCCGGGCTGCTGTGGTCCCGGCTTGCCGCCAATGGTCACTACGCGGCCGATGAACGCCTGAAAAAGCGCCTGCCGATGATCCTGATCGCCAGCGCTGCCATGGGGGGACTGCTCTGGGCCACGGCCACCTATGCCGGGCCAACGGCTGCCGCCATGATGCCCGGCGGCTGGACGGCCGAGGCGCTGGGCATTCTGGCGCTCGGCGGTCTCGTGGCAGGCGGCGGGCTGGTTTATGCGCTGCTGTGTCAGATCACCGGGGCGGCACGGCTCTCCGACCTCAAGCAGGCCTTGCGGCGCTAGGCTTCGCGCGCCATAAGACGCGCCTCCCCTGAAATATGGGGCCCGGTGTCCACATCCGGGGTTGAAGCAGCAAGGTCATAAAATGTCTTTCCCAGAACGCGTGTTTTCCGGTGTGCAGCCCACAGGCACACTCACCCTTGGCAACTATCTCGGCGCGCTCAGCCGCTTTTCTGATTATCAGGACAAGTATGAATGCCTGTATTGCGTGGTGGACATGCACGCCATCACCATGTGGCAGGACCCCAAGGAACTGCACGCCAACACCCTGGGCGTGACGGCGGCCTATCTGGCCTCAGGCCTCGACCCGGCCAAGAACATCATCTTCAACCAGAGCCAGGTGCCCGCCCACGCTGAAATGGCATGGGTGTTCAACTGCGTGACGCGCATCGGCTGGTTGAACCGCATGACCCAGTTCAAGGAAAAGGCAGGCAAGAACCGCGAAAACGCGTCTGCCGGCCTTTACGTGTATCCAAGCCTCATGGCGGCAGACATTCTGGTGTACCGGGCAACCCATGTGCCCGTCGGCGATGACCAGAAGCAGCACCTGGAACTTGCCCGCGACATCGCGCAGAAGTTCAACCATGACTACGCGGATGCCATCCGTACACAGACGAATGCGGAAGAATTCTTCCCGCAACCCGAGCCGCTGATCGAAGGCCCGGCCATGCGTGTGATGAGCCTGCGCGACGGCACCAAGAAAATGTCCAAGTCGGACCCGTCCGACAACAGCCGCATCAACATGGATGATGACGCGGACACGATTGCCCAAAAGATCCGCAAGGCAAAGACGGACCCCGAACCGCTTCCCGGCGAGGCAGAAGGCTTTGAGGGTCGTCCGGAGGCGGACAATCTGGTGGGCATTTACGCAGCATTGGCGCAGGAGCCAAAGCTGGCGGTGGTGGACCGGTTCGCCGGCGCGCAGTTCTCCGAGTTCAAGAAGGACCTGACAGAACTGGCCGTGACGGCTCTGGCTCCTGTCTCTGACGAGCTGCGGCGCTTGAAGGCGGATCCGGCCTATCTTGAGAGTGTTCTCAAGGCAGGCTCCGAGCGGGCGGCGGAAATTGCAGAGCCGATCATGAAGGAAACCAAGGCAATTGTGGGCTTTGTCGCCTCCTGAACGGGGCAGCAGGTCTCACTCACTTGATCCAAATACCGGCGTTCTTATGTAGAAGTGGACCCGATACAAGGTCCCTGACACCAACCAAAGAGGCCTAGCCACCTAAATGGGCATGCTCGACAAGGCGCGCGACAGCGCGCAATCCCTGCGCAACAAATGGGCGTATCGCGATACCGGCAGCACGGTGGGGACACCGGCGGGCAAATCGGGCCGGTCCTGGGTGCCCAATATTGAAGGCGTGTGGCTGCGCCGTATTGCCATCGCCCTGGCGATCCTGCTCATCGTCTATTACCCGCTGGGGGCCTGGTGGACCCACAAGGTCGACGACAATCTCAATTTTGAAATTCAGACCGAAGTGCTGCCCGGCCAGAGCCGAGCGGTGGCCATCACCGCTGACCTGATCGACCGGGAGGTCAATCAAAACAACTGGGTCGCCAACAACCCGTTCTTCCTGCCCGCTTCCATTCTCGACAACATGCCCAACTTCCAGAAGGGTGTGGTGGCAGCCCTGGCCCGCTTCTCCTTTGAACTGACGGACCAGCTGGGCCGTACCCGTGGCTCCAGCGAGGCGGACTCAGACCTGCAGTCTGCAGCTGGCCTCCTGCAATATCCCGGTGACGTATGGGTGTGGGACCCGACCGTCTCCCTTGCACCCACGGCCACGTCCGAGGCGCAATACCGCCAGGCCATGCGCAAGCTGCGCACCTACAATTCCCGTCTGGCGGCAGGCGATGCCACCTTCCAGAAGCGCGCTGACAATCTGCTGGCCACGCTTGACCGCATTGCGCTGGACATCGGGTCCACATCTGCCGTGCTCGACCGTCACGTGCTGGAGCGCTCCGGCTTTGCGCTGGATTCGCAGGCAGACGATGTCTTCTATTTCACCAAGGGGCAGGTCTATGGCTACGCCCTGATCCTGCGCGAGCTGCGCCGGGACTTTGATGCGCTCATCGTTGAGCGTGAGTTGGGGGATGCATGGGATGAGCTGACGCTGTCCATGGAGCAGACTGTAGACCTCAACCCCTGGGTCATCATCGACGGGGCTCCGGATTCGCAATTTGTGCCCAGTCACCTGTCAGCGCAGGGCTTTTATCTCCTGCGCGCCCGGACCCAGCTGCGTGAAATCACCAATATTCTCTTGAAATAGTCATTAATCTTGCCGCTTGCGGAGGACGGCCATCCTCGGGCAGCCTTGGGGCATGAACGCAAAGTCAAAAACCGAGTGGTCCGAGCCTATGCCGGATAACCCGGCGCCCAAGGCGCCGCCTGCCCGTAAACGCAAGTTTCTGGTCATTGCCGACGGCTCCGAGGAAGCAACCAAGGCGTTGCACTTTGCCGCCCTGCGCGCAGCCCACACTGGCGGTGCTGTCACCCTGCTGGCTGTGCTCAGCCCGGCGGATTTCCAGCACTGGCTCGGCGTTGAAAACATCATGCGCGAAGAAGCCCGTGCGGAAGCCGAGCATGTGCTGCATAAGCTGGCCGCCCAGGCCTATGACCATTGCGGCGTGCAGGCGGAGTTGATCGTCCGCGAGGGCAAGCTGCGTGAACAAATGGCCCAGCTGATATCCGAAGACCCTGACATTGCGGTCATGGTGCTGGGCGCTGGCACCAGCAAGGAAGGCCCCGGCCCGCTGGTCTCCTCTATCGCAAGCGACGCAGCAGGCGGATTTGGCATCCCGGTCACCATCGTCCCCGGCGATTTGTCCGACGACCAGATCGACCTCCTCGCCTAGCATCCCTAAATCCATGTTTTGCTCATGGTTGAAGATGCGCCCCTTTTGGGCCATCTAAGGGATAACCAACGCCATTAGTCAGGTATTTGCCGCCATTTCCTGAGATTTTTCAGGTCGAGGCGGCCAAGTGGAGTGTCCGCGTATGTTTATCCAGACCGAGTCGACCCCTAATCCCGCCACCATGAAGTTCCTGCCCGGGCAGGACGTCATGCCATCCGGCACAGCTGATTTCACTGACGCAGAGGGCGCCAAAGCATCCCCCCTGGCGGACCGGCTGTTTGGACTGGGCGATATTGAAGGCGTCTTCTTCGGCAGTGATTTTGTGACCGTCACCAAGGCGGACGCTGTGGAATGGAACCACATTCGCCCGTCTGTGCTCGGCGCGATCATGGATCACTTCACCTCCGGTGCACCGCTGATGGCGGAAGGCGCTGAGAACGCGACCGGTCATGCCGCCCCGGCAGACGACGATGATCCGCTGGTGGTCCAGATCAAGGACATCCTCGACACCCGCGTTCGCCCGGCAGTGGCACAGGACGGCGGCGACATCGTTTTCCATGGCTTTGAAGAAGGCGTCGTCTATCTCAACATGATCGGCGCCTGTGCCGGCTGCCCGGCCTCGACCGCTACCCTCAAGAACGGTGTTGAAAACCTGCTCAAGCACTTTGTGCCCGAAGTTCAGGAAGTGCGCGCCGTTTAGGCCCGCCTGCCACACCAATCGGTAAGTTCCTGAGTGGCCTGGCCGTCTCAGACTTCTTTGCGACAAGGCCTATGCGGACGGCATTTTATCGCTAGGTTACGCAACAGACGCCTGAGCCGAGCTGGAGGACACACCATGGCTGCCAAAATCAACACCGCTGCGATCGACCAGATTTTCATGGACGCGCGCACACACAATTTCTGGCTCGACAAGCCGGTGAGCGAAGAAACGATTGCCGAGCTCTATGCCATGATGCGCATGGGGCCAACCTCGGCCAATTGCTCACCTGCCCGTATTGTGTTCGTGCAGTCGGATGAAGCGAAAGCCAAGCTCAAGCCGTTGCTGATGGAAGGCAATCAGGAAAAGACCATGGCCGCGCCAGTCTGCGCCATCATCGGTCATGACGTTGAGTTCTACGAAAAAATTCCCGAACTGTTTCCCCATAACCCGGACGCTAAGAGCTGGTTCAACTGGTCGCCGGAATTTGCCGAGCAGACAGCCTTTCGCAACGGCTCACTGCAGGGTGCGTATTTCATGATCGCGGCCCGCGCGCTGGGCCTTGATTGCGGGCCCATGTCCGGCTTCGACCAGGACGGCGTCAACGAAGCATTCTTTGGCGGCACGACGGTTAAATCCAATTTCCTGTGCAATATCGGCTATGGCAACGACGCCAAGCTTGATCCGCGCTCGCCGCGTCTTGCCTTCGGCGACGCCTGCCAGATCGTCTGAATACGGAACACTTAGTGACCACACCTCCCAGCTCACCACCGAACGACGTTTTCGTTCTTGGATTTGATACCGCCATGGATGCCTGTCAGGTGGCCATCGTGTCACGCACGGGCCACATCGTGGCCAAGGCCCATGAAGAGATGAAGCGCGGCCATGCCGAAGCGCTGATCCCGATGATCGGGGCGGTGCTGGAGGCGGCTGAACTTGGTCTTGAAGACCTGACGCGCATTGGCGTCACCGTCGGGCCGGGCACATTTGCGGGGCTGCGCGTTGGCTTGTCTGCGGCGCGTAGCTTTGGTCTCTCGCACGACATTCCCATTGTTGGCGTCTCGACCCTGGAAGCGGTGGCCGTGACTTTACCGGAGCCTGAAGCCGACCAGCCCTTGCGGGCAGGCGTCATCGCGTTTGATGCGCGCAACGACGAAGTCTATCTGCAGATCGTGGACCCGCTGGGCACACTCGTGGTGGCGCCTTCAGTTGTTGATCTTAAGACCGCCGCCGAAGCAGTGCCGGAAGGTCTGGTGAATTTGTCCGGGTCCGGCGCACCCAAACTGGCGGAAGCGCTGGCGGCCCTTGAGCGCAGTAGCGATGTTGCCGTGGTGGACGAAAGCCTGTGGGCACCCCAGGCAGAGTGGATTGCGCGGCTGGCGCTCGTCGCGCCGGATGATCGCGTAGGCCCGCCGTCACCGCTCTATCTCAGGCCACCGGACGCCAAGGAACCAGAAAATGGCGGAGCGCTTCCCCATGCCTGATGGCGCAAGCTGGTCACCACAGGTGCGCCCCGGCGAAGCACAGGATGTGCCTGCCATGGCGCATATCCATGCATCGGCCTTTGACGAAAAATCTGCCTGGAGTGCGCCGTCGCTGCTGCATCTGGTTGAAACACCCAATGTGTTTTCGCTGATGGCCGAGCGTGACAGCACCCCGGCAGGCTTCGTGTTGATGCGGGTGGCGGCCAATGAAGCCGAAGTTCTGACCATTGCTGTAGATCCCGCTTTCCATCGCCGGGGCATGGCCCGCGCTTTGGTCATGGCGGGGCTGACAGCGGCCCTTGCGGTTGAGTGCGATACGGTGTTTCTCGAGGTTGCGACCGACAATGAGCCCGCAAAAGCCCTTTATCAGAGCATGGGTTTTGATATTGCCGGTGAACGCAAAGCCTATTATGCCCGCCCGTCGGGACCCGCAGTGGATGCCTTGATCCTGCGCTGGACAGCTCAGGAAAGCGATGCATCCGCAAAAGGATGACGTGGCGCGCCCAAAAGACTAGATTGCTATCAACCAACGTAGTTAGGCCGTTTAAGACCGGAAGACGAATATGGACAGGCTAGAAACTCTCTGCATCGAAAAAGGCATGCGCATGACTGAGCAGCGCCGCGTTATCGCGCGTGTTCTGTCAGCAGCCGACGATCATCCGGATGTGGAGGAGCTGTACCGGCGGGCGTCGGAGGTGGATTCCAACATCTCGATAGCAACCGTGTACCGGACCGTTCGGCTGTTTGAGGAAGCAGGCATCCTCGAACGCCATGACTTCCGCGACGGGCGCTCGCGCTACGAACCGGCGACGGATGACCACCACGACCATCTCATCAATGTGCAGACGGGCGATGTCATTGAATTCAACAATGACGAAATTGAACGCCTGCAGGAAATTGTCGCCCGTGAACTTGGCTTCAAGCTGGTGGATCACCGTCTTGAGCTCTACGGCGTGCCTCTGGAAAAGAAGAACACCGCAACCGGCTGACGGTCGGCATAAAGGGCGGGAAAGGCGATACGAATGGGCACCTGGCGCGCCATCCTGCGGGTAGCAGGCTTTGTGGGAATGACCCTGGCAATCATGCCCGTTCAATGGGTGCTGATGCGGTTCAAGCTGCCCGGCTCCTACGCGCTGCCGCTCTACTATCACCGCACCCTGTGCAAACTCATCGGCATCAAAGTCACTGTCAAAGGCACGCCGGTGACAGACAAGCCGGTGCTGATCTGCGCCAATCACACCTCCTATCTTGATATCCCGATCATGAGCACGGTCTTTCCCGTGTCGTTCATTGCCAAGAGCGAAGTGGCGACCTGGCCGTTCTTCGGCCAGATGGCCAAACTCCAGCGCACGGTGTTTGTCGAGCGCGAGCGCCGCACAAAGACTCGTGAACATCGCAACCAGATCCACGGGCGGATCGTTGAAGGCGACACGCTGATCCTTTTTCCTGAAGGCACGTCCAACAACGGCAACTGGGTTTTGCCCTTCAAGAGCGCGTTGATGTCCGTCGCTCAGATGAGCGTGGTGGGGGACGACGGGGCACTAGACGACATGGTGATGGTACAGCCGGTGTCGGTCGCCTATACGCGCCTGCATGGCCTGCCCATGGGGCGGCATTTTAGGCCCTTCTTTGCCTGGTATGGCGACATGGAGCTGGTGCCCCATCTTTGGGAAGTCTTCCAGCTCGGACCGTTTGACGTGGTGATGGAGTTCCATGAGCCCGTCTCCATCACCCAGGCCGGCACTCGCAAGGCCCTGGCGGTCTATTGCGAGGACAAAGTGGCCAACGGTGTGGCCCGTGCCATTTCCGGCCGCGACGCCGCCTGACCCCCCCGCCGCCTGACCCCACGCCTGACTTTGGGCTTTTTTCACAAATCTCCTGCCTGTCATCGCACTGCCATGTCCCCGTGATCATGCTGGTGGCGGGTTTTGGTCAGTTGCTGCCAGGGCACGCATATCTGCCCATTAACGGTGTGAGTTGAGCCAGTGACCAAACCGGCGCATAAATGATGCAGGAACAACCGCTTACATGCATTTCCAAGAGAGATAGACGCTCACTTTGCCGGACGACCGCACACCAGATTCAGCGCCAGAAAACGACAAGCCGCAGCTTTTCATCAAGACCTATGGTTGCCAGATGAATGTCTATGACAGCGACCGCATGTCAGACGCTCTGGCCCCCAAGGGCTACGAAACCGCAAAGGCGCCGGACGCCGCCGACGTCGTGATCCTGAACACCTGCCACATCCGTGAGAATGCAGCCGCCAAGGTCTATTCAGAACTTGGCCGCCTGCGCATTCTCAAAGAAGCCCGCCTCAAGCAGGGCCGTCCCCTGACCATTGGCGTGGCGGGCTGCGTGGCGCAAGCGGAAGGGCAGGAAATGCTCGACCGTGCGCCGGTGGTGGATTTTGTTGTCGGGTCGCAGGCCTATCACAGGCTGCCGCAGCTCGTCGAGCGCGCCAAGGATGGTGAGCGTCTGGTCGAAACAGATTTTCCCACCGAAGACAAATTCGAACACCTGCCGCAGCCATCGAAAAAGGTAACCCTGGGCCGGGGCCCGGCCGCGTTCCTGACGGTGCAGGAAGGCTGTGACAAGTTTTGTACGTTCTGCGTCGTGCCCTATACGCGCGGCTCTGAAGTCTCGCGGCCCATGAGCCAGCTGCTCGATGAAGCGCGCGGCCTTGTGGATGCTGGTGTGCGTGAAATCACGCTGCTGGGTCAAAACGTCAATGCATGGCATGGAAATGGTTTGGGCGATGCCGCCTCCAATCTGGGACGGCTGCTGTTTGCCCTGGCTGAGATCGATGGACTGGAGCGCCTGCGCTACACGACCAGCCATCCACGCGACATGCACGATGATCTGTTTGCGGCCCATCGCGATCTGGACAAGCTGATGCCCTATCTGCATCTGCCGGTGCAGGCGGGCTCCGACAAAATTCTCAAGGCGATGAATCGTCAGCATACGGCGCAAGACTATTTGCAGCTGATCGACAAGCTGCGGGAGGCGCGCCCTGACATTTCGTTGTCCGGTGATTTCATTGTCGGCTTCCCCGGTGAGACCGATGAAGATTTTGAAGCAACCATGCAGCTGGTCCGCGACGTGGGCTATGCGCAGGCCTATTCCTTCAAATACTCCCAGCGCCCGGGAACTCCGGCCGCCATTCACGAAACGCAGGTGCCCGAGGATGTGAAGGTTGAGCGTCTGGCGCGCCTGCAGGCCTTGCTGAACGAGCAATCACGGGATTTCAACGCAGCCTCCGTCGGCAAGACCATGTCGGTGCTGCTGGACCGGGTGGGCAAGCGTGACGGCCAGCTGGCCGGGCGTTCGCCGTATCTGCAGGCCGTTCATCTTGATGCACCAATGCATCTACGCGGCGAAATCGTGCCGGTTGTCATTGAAGCCGCGCACGCGAACAGTCTTTCAGGTAAGCTTGCGGATATATCGGCGACGGACAGTCTTGTTAAAGGAGACGCTGCTTGAGCGTTGGAACCAGTGCTTCTGCTCCCGTTGGAGCCTCATCATCGGCGCAAAGCGCCGCAAACCAGGCCGCACAGCCCGAGGCATTGAAAGCCCAGGGTGTGAGGGCACAGGGCGGACCACGGCCTGATGTTGTGGTGCTCGACTTTGACGACAACCATTTGATGAGCGGACTGGCCGGCGTTGCCGACTGCAACCTTGCCCGCATAGAGCAATTGCTCGGCGTCGCCCTGACACCGCGCGGCAATCGCATTGCCATCCGTGGTGCTGACGATGCACGCGGGAACGCTGCGCAGGCCCTTGGCGACCTCTACGGCAAACTCAAACGTGGCCAGGAAGTGGTCATGGCCGACGTGGATGGAGCGGTGCGCATGGCATCCAGTGCGCTGCCCGAAGGCCAGAAGGGCTCCTCCAGCGTGCAGATTGTGACCAAGCAGCGGGTCATTGAGCCCCGCTCGGCCAATCAGGCGCTCTACATGAAACAGCTCCAGACCAATGAGCTTGTCTTTGGTATGGGGCCTGCGGGCACCGGCAAGACGTACCTTGCGGTGGCAGCTGCCGTGTCCCTGTTCATCAAGGGGCAGGTGGATCGGATCATACTATCGCGCCCCGCGGTGGAAGCGGGCGAGCGTCTTGGGTTCCTGCCTGGCGACCTGCGCGAGAAGATCGACCCCTATCTGCGTCCGCTCTATGACGCGCTCTACGACACGCTGCCTGCCGAGCAGGTGGCCCGCAGCCTTGAGTCCGGTGAAATCGAAGTGGCACCGCTGGCGTTCATGCGCGGCCGTACCTTGTCCAATGCCTATGTCATTCTCGATGAAGCGCAGAACTGCTCATCCGTGCAGATGAAGATGTTCCTGACGCGGTTGGGCGAAAACTCACGCATGGCTATCACCGGTGACCCGACGCAGGTCGACCTGCCCATGGGCTCAAAGTCCGGCCTCAGGGAGGCGCGCGACGTGTTGCGCAATGTGAAGGGCGTCGCGGTCACGGAGTTTGCCAATGTGGATGTGGTGCGCCACCCGCTTGTGACCCGCATCGTGCACGCCTACTCCGAAGCGGAGGGCAAGTTGCTGCCGAACAAGGACAAGGGCGGCAATGCCTGACCCGGCATCAAAGCCTGACCCGGATCGAGCCAGCCTGCTTCAGATCGATATCCTTCGCGAAAATGGCGACTGGGACACTCTGGATGACGTGGAGAAGTTGATCCGTACAGCAGTCCGGGCGGCTTTTCAGCCATCAGTGGGCAGCGCAGCAGATCAGGTGATCGAGGTCAGCATTTTGCTGGAAAACGACGCGGCCCTTCAGGCCCTGAACAAGCAGTGGCGCAACAAAGACAAGCCCACCAATGTGCTGTCCTTTCCAGCGCCCCCCCTTCCAGATGCCATGCTTGCCATGCAGACAGAGCGACACCTGGGGGATATTGCCCTGAGCTTCGACACGCTGGCGGCTGAAGCGCGCACTGAAAACAAGGCATTGTCTGATCACCTGCAGCACCTGGTTGTCCACGGCATGCTGCATCTGCAGGGACATGACCACCAAACGCCTGACGAAGCAGACGAAATGGAAGATCTGGAGCGCAGGATTCTCGCAGACCTTGGCATTGGTGATCCTTACGCATCCTGAGCACAGCAGGGCCCGGCAGCCTGTGCATGTGGCGCACGGGTTGAGGGTTCTGTAATGATGGCGATGCAATGTAGATTGCCCGAATGAAAATGTGCCTCCCCGGCAGGCCGAACCGCCGGGAAACAGGAGCCCCAGACGATGGCCTTGGCCAACGACACGACCGACAAGAGTTCACCCGGCGACAGACCGG from Pyruvatibacter sp. HU-CL02332 encodes:
- the trpS gene encoding tryptophan--tRNA ligase, translated to MSFPERVFSGVQPTGTLTLGNYLGALSRFSDYQDKYECLYCVVDMHAITMWQDPKELHANTLGVTAAYLASGLDPAKNIIFNQSQVPAHAEMAWVFNCVTRIGWLNRMTQFKEKAGKNRENASAGLYVYPSLMAADILVYRATHVPVGDDQKQHLELARDIAQKFNHDYADAIRTQTNAEEFFPQPEPLIEGPAMRVMSLRDGTKKMSKSDPSDNSRINMDDDADTIAQKIRKAKTDPEPLPGEAEGFEGRPEADNLVGIYAALAQEPKLAVVDRFAGAQFSEFKKDLTELAVTALAPVSDELRRLKADPAYLESVLKAGSERAAEIAEPIMKETKAIVGFVAS
- a CDS encoding DUF2333 family protein; its protein translation is MGMLDKARDSAQSLRNKWAYRDTGSTVGTPAGKSGRSWVPNIEGVWLRRIAIALAILLIVYYPLGAWWTHKVDDNLNFEIQTEVLPGQSRAVAITADLIDREVNQNNWVANNPFFLPASILDNMPNFQKGVVAALARFSFELTDQLGRTRGSSEADSDLQSAAGLLQYPGDVWVWDPTVSLAPTATSEAQYRQAMRKLRTYNSRLAAGDATFQKRADNLLATLDRIALDIGSTSAVLDRHVLERSGFALDSQADDVFYFTKGQVYGYALILRELRRDFDALIVERELGDAWDELTLSMEQTVDLNPWVIIDGAPDSQFVPSHLSAQGFYLLRARTQLREITNILLK
- a CDS encoding NifU family protein produces the protein MFIQTESTPNPATMKFLPGQDVMPSGTADFTDAEGAKASPLADRLFGLGDIEGVFFGSDFVTVTKADAVEWNHIRPSVLGAIMDHFTSGAPLMAEGAENATGHAAPADDDDPLVVQIKDILDTRVRPAVAQDGGDIVFHGFEEGVVYLNMIGACAGCPASTATLKNGVENLLKHFVPEVQEVRAV
- a CDS encoding malonic semialdehyde reductase, encoding MAAKINTAAIDQIFMDARTHNFWLDKPVSEETIAELYAMMRMGPTSANCSPARIVFVQSDEAKAKLKPLLMEGNQEKTMAAPVCAIIGHDVEFYEKIPELFPHNPDAKSWFNWSPEFAEQTAFRNGSLQGAYFMIAARALGLDCGPMSGFDQDGVNEAFFGGTTVKSNFLCNIGYGNDAKLDPRSPRLAFGDACQIV
- a CDS encoding lysophospholipid acyltransferase family protein, which translates into the protein MGTWRAILRVAGFVGMTLAIMPVQWVLMRFKLPGSYALPLYYHRTLCKLIGIKVTVKGTPVTDKPVLICANHTSYLDIPIMSTVFPVSFIAKSEVATWPFFGQMAKLQRTVFVERERRTKTREHRNQIHGRIVEGDTLILFPEGTSNNGNWVLPFKSALMSVAQMSVVGDDGALDDMVMVQPVSVAYTRLHGLPMGRHFRPFFAWYGDMELVPHLWEVFQLGPFDVVMEFHEPVSITQAGTRKALAVYCEDKVANGVARAISGRDAA
- a CDS encoding Fur family transcriptional regulator; this encodes MDRLETLCIEKGMRMTEQRRVIARVLSAADDHPDVEELYRRASEVDSNISIATVYRTVRLFEEAGILERHDFRDGRSRYEPATDDHHDHLINVQTGDVIEFNNDEIERLQEIVARELGFKLVDHRLELYGVPLEKKNTATG
- a CDS encoding universal stress protein; this translates as MNAKSKTEWSEPMPDNPAPKAPPARKRKFLVIADGSEEATKALHFAALRAAHTGGAVTLLAVLSPADFQHWLGVENIMREEARAEAEHVLHKLAAQAYDHCGVQAELIVREGKLREQMAQLISEDPDIAVMVLGAGTSKEGPGPLVSSIASDAAGGFGIPVTIVPGDLSDDQIDLLA
- the murJ gene encoding murein biosynthesis integral membrane protein MurJ encodes the protein MNLLKSFATVGGMTMMSRVLGFVRDILIAAVLGTGPVADAFFVAFKFPNLFRRLFAEGAFNSAFVPLFAKRLEGEGEKSARQFAEEAFAVLLTVLIVFTAIAQLAMPWLMYGIAPGFSDTPDKFDMAVVFTQIAFPYLLFMSLVALLSGVLNSLGKFAAAAFAPVLLNIILISTLLFAAPYFENAGLALVWGVSAAGVAQLAMLMWAAHRAGFMPRLRMPKMTPGVKRLIVLGIPGVIAGGIAQINLLIGTIIASLQDGAVSWLYYADRVYQLPLGVIGIAIGIVLLPDLARRLRADDEGGAMWSQNRAMEFSMLLTLPAAAALIAIPGPIIETLFERGAFDAADTLKTQMALAAFAVGLPAFVLIKVFSPGFFARENTVTPMRFAAAGIAVNIAGSLILFYQIGFVGIAIATSMAAWVNAGLLWSRLAANGHYAADERLKKRLPMILIASAAMGGLLWATATYAGPTAAAMMPGGWTAEALGILALGGLVAGGGLVYALLCQITGAARLSDLKQALRR
- the tsaB gene encoding tRNA (adenosine(37)-N6)-threonylcarbamoyltransferase complex dimerization subunit type 1 TsaB, whose protein sequence is MTTPPSSPPNDVFVLGFDTAMDACQVAIVSRTGHIVAKAHEEMKRGHAEALIPMIGAVLEAAELGLEDLTRIGVTVGPGTFAGLRVGLSAARSFGLSHDIPIVGVSTLEAVAVTLPEPEADQPLRAGVIAFDARNDEVYLQIVDPLGTLVVAPSVVDLKTAAEAVPEGLVNLSGSGAPKLAEALAALERSSDVAVVDESLWAPQAEWIARLALVAPDDRVGPPSPLYLRPPDAKEPENGGALPHA
- the rimI gene encoding ribosomal protein S18-alanine N-acetyltransferase — protein: MAERFPMPDGASWSPQVRPGEAQDVPAMAHIHASAFDEKSAWSAPSLLHLVETPNVFSLMAERDSTPAGFVLMRVAANEAEVLTIAVDPAFHRRGMARALVMAGLTAALAVECDTVFLEVATDNEPAKALYQSMGFDIAGERKAYYARPSGPAVDALILRWTAQESDASAKG